A DNA window from Maribellus comscasis contains the following coding sequences:
- a CDS encoding ArnT family glycosyltransferase, with product MKNLDKRHYIIIGIWFLGNLLQALFTGLHSDESYYWMYSENLSWGFFDHPPMTALLIYLGHAVLPGEIGVRLIFILISSITFALILNELNEKKDLFFVSLFILSFPLIHTHIAGFMAIPDVPLLFFTTLFIISYRKFLNNPDWKISIFLSLILAAMIYSKYHAFLIIGFTVFSNLKLFRNKYFYGIILFTVILLLPHVFWQIHNEFPTFKYHLVERAKPFTFKYILPYLAAQIAIAGPITGILVFWKFSRFKPENQFQKTLLFTILGFYIALFIISFKNRIEAHWIAAIIPMLIILTYPLIAGDPKFKRWFKRIALPVLALMVLYRIYIALDVIPNTGHLKITFYNREASALEIKKLSEGKKVGFFNNYAATSNYIFYTGDSAVHLSTPTYRFCQYDLWDEEMYAEGEPLFTVQSKNLNPPNQLKIATGQTKGFLTIEKYQSLNGLTINLEKTAETENKIEFFFLLNNRSGKTIYTQHISEPVLAVMQNKTELTAVPLTISSKKEKIANNDSALISLSLSKNEMFRRDEPIIFYTRSKENYRGEIISLTLE from the coding sequence ATGAAAAATCTTGATAAAAGACACTATATAATTATAGGCATCTGGTTTTTGGGAAACTTACTTCAGGCCCTGTTTACAGGACTTCATTCTGATGAATCGTATTACTGGATGTATTCAGAAAACCTTTCATGGGGATTTTTCGACCACCCTCCTATGACAGCACTACTCATCTACCTTGGACATGCCGTTCTCCCCGGAGAAATCGGTGTCCGGCTGATCTTTATTTTGATATCATCCATAACATTCGCGCTTATATTAAATGAATTAAATGAAAAAAAAGATCTGTTCTTTGTTTCGTTGTTTATTTTGTCATTTCCGCTAATTCATACACACATTGCCGGGTTTATGGCAATCCCCGATGTTCCCTTGCTCTTCTTTACGACACTTTTTATTATTTCTTACAGAAAATTTCTTAATAATCCGGACTGGAAAATTTCGATTTTCCTTTCCTTAATCCTCGCCGCCATGATTTACAGTAAATACCACGCTTTTCTGATAATCGGATTTACTGTTTTTTCCAATCTAAAGCTTTTCAGAAACAAGTATTTTTATGGTATTATTTTGTTTACAGTAATACTACTGCTTCCCCACGTTTTTTGGCAAATCCACAACGAATTTCCTACATTTAAATACCACCTGGTTGAACGTGCCAAACCTTTTACATTTAAGTACATTTTACCCTACCTGGCTGCACAAATAGCCATTGCCGGGCCAATAACAGGAATTCTGGTATTTTGGAAATTTTCCAGATTTAAACCCGAAAATCAATTTCAAAAAACATTGCTATTTACTATTCTCGGATTTTACATCGCGCTTTTTATTATCAGTTTTAAAAATCGTATAGAAGCACATTGGATTGCGGCAATTATTCCAATGCTGATAATCTTAACGTATCCTTTAATTGCAGGCGATCCAAAATTTAAACGCTGGTTTAAACGCATTGCGTTACCGGTTTTGGCTTTAATGGTTCTATACCGTATTTATATAGCTCTGGATGTCATCCCTAACACCGGCCATCTGAAAATTACTTTTTACAACCGCGAAGCCAGCGCACTGGAGATCAAAAAACTTTCCGAAGGTAAAAAAGTAGGCTTTTTTAATAATTATGCTGCCACCAGCAATTACATTTTTTACACCGGCGATTCTGCTGTCCATCTTTCAACACCAACATACCGCTTTTGCCAATACGATTTGTGGGATGAAGAAATGTATGCAGAAGGAGAACCGCTTTTTACTGTGCAATCAAAAAATCTAAATCCGCCAAACCAGTTAAAAATAGCTACCGGTCAAACAAAGGGTTTTCTTACCATAGAAAAATACCAGTCATTAAATGGACTCACTATAAATCTTGAAAAAACAGCTGAAACTGAAAACAAAATTGAATTCTTCTTTTTACTGAATAACCGTAGCGGAAAAACAATTTATACCCAACACATTTCTGAACCGGTACTCGCAGTTATGCAGAATAAGACAGAATTAACAGCTGTTCCTTTAACTATTTCAAGCAAAAAAGAAAAGATTGCAAATAACGATTCAGCCCTTATTTCATTGTCCCTTTCTAAAAATGAAATGTTTCGAAGAGACGAACCGATTATCTTTTACACGCGTTCGAAAGAAAACTACAGGGGAGAAATTATTTCGTTAACTTTGGAATAA